Part of the Halalkalibacter krulwichiae genome is shown below.
CAATTTCACCTGTACGCATAATCGCATGGTAAAAGGCTAATAAAATTGGCATTTGAATAAATAACGGCAAACAACCCGCTAACGGATTGACACCATGCTCTTGGAACATAGCCATCATTTCTTGCTGAAGCTTCTGTTGAGTCTTTTGATCTTTCGCACTATATTTTTCGCGAAGCTTTTGCATTTCTGGTTGAATAGCCTGCATCGCTTTAGCACTCTTCGTTTGCTTAATCATTAATGGTAAAATTAAGATCCGCAATAAAATTGTGACAATAATAATAGATAAACCGTAGCTTCCATTAAATAGATTTGCTACATAGATAATAAACCATGATAAAGGATACACTAAATACGAATCCCAAAAACCAGTACTATCCTTTGTAATTGGTTCTTCAATATTAAAACAACCTGTCATCAAAACAAGAAGTCCTATCATCATGGCCGCAAAGCCAAACT
Proteins encoded:
- the spoIIIJ gene encoding YidC family membrane integrase SpoIIIJ — encoded protein: MLKKFGFAAMMIGLLVLMTGCFNIEEPITKDSTGFWDSYLVYPLSWFIIYVANLFNGSYGLSIIIVTILLRILILPLMIKQTKSAKAMQAIQPEMQKLREKYSAKDQKTQQKLQQEMMAMFQEHGVNPLAGCLPLFIQMPILLAFYHAIMRTGEIGNQPFLWFELGTPDPFFILPVVAGITTFIQQKMMMVQDNPQMRILLYMMPIMIFVFALFFPAALTLYWVVGNIFMIAQTYFITGPKVGNKAEAATATANAGSKKSTKGKSGGKKK